The Streptomyces sp. NBC_01775 genome includes a region encoding these proteins:
- a CDS encoding SDR family NAD(P)-dependent oxidoreductase, protein MTSTRTGLTGRVVVVTGGASGIGRAAALKFAAEHAKVLVADLNREGAEEVVREIETAGGAALAVAGDLSDQRVVDTVVERAVTDLGGLDVLANNAGIMDRMSALGETDDAEWERVMRVNLTAPFLLTRAALPHMLEAGRGSIVFTASEASLRGSAAGAAYTAAKHAVAGLVKSLAVTYREQGVRANAIAPGPTATSIRVDSSPEAQGPALIGRLIGATIGRMGSAEEQAAALVFLASDDAAFINGAILPVDDGWAAV, encoded by the coding sequence ATGACGAGTACGCGTACGGGTCTGACGGGACGGGTCGTCGTCGTCACCGGAGGCGCGTCCGGCATCGGCCGGGCCGCGGCCTTGAAGTTCGCGGCGGAACACGCGAAGGTGCTGGTCGCCGACCTGAACCGGGAGGGAGCCGAGGAGGTCGTCCGCGAGATCGAGACTGCCGGGGGCGCCGCCCTCGCCGTCGCCGGTGACCTGAGCGACCAGCGGGTGGTGGACACGGTCGTCGAGCGGGCCGTCACGGACCTCGGCGGGCTGGACGTGCTGGCCAACAACGCCGGAATCATGGACCGCATGTCAGCGCTCGGCGAGACCGACGACGCGGAGTGGGAGCGGGTCATGCGGGTCAACCTCACCGCGCCGTTCCTCCTTACCCGTGCGGCGCTGCCGCACATGCTTGAGGCCGGACGGGGCTCGATCGTCTTCACGGCCTCGGAGGCGAGCCTGCGCGGCAGCGCGGCCGGTGCGGCCTACACCGCCGCCAAGCACGCGGTGGCCGGACTCGTGAAGAGCCTCGCCGTCACCTATCGGGAGCAGGGCGTCCGGGCCAACGCCATCGCTCCCGGGCCCACCGCGACCAGCATCCGGGTCGACTCGTCCCCCGAGGCACAGGGGCCCGCCCTGATCGGCCGGCTCATCGGCGCGACGATCGGCCGCATGGGCAGCGCGGAAGAACAGGCCGCCGCTCTCGTCTTCCTGGCCTCCGACGACGCCGCCTTCATCAACGGTGCCATCCTCCCGGTCGACGACGGCTGGGCCGCCGTCTGA
- a CDS encoding MbtH family protein — MSSSTNPFDDENGTFLVLVNDENQHSLWPSFVDVPAGWHIAHPEDTRQACLEYIETNWTDLRPRSLVEKMKAE, encoded by the coding sequence ATGAGCAGCTCGACGAATCCCTTCGACGATGAGAACGGCACATTTCTCGTCCTGGTCAACGATGAGAACCAGCACTCGCTGTGGCCATCGTTCGTCGATGTGCCTGCCGGGTGGCACATCGCGCACCCCGAGGACACCCGGCAGGCCTGCTTGGAATACATCGAGACCAACTGGACCGATCTTCGGCCCCGGAGCCTGGTCGAGAAGATGAAGGCGGAGTGA
- a CDS encoding glycosyltransferase family 2 protein — MTVIVPAHNEEAGLPATLESIRAQTVPPGQVIVVDDASQDGTGEVARAYGVEVLRPPANLGSKAKAQNYALPHCRGDLVLAVDADTVLAPDYIEQLLPAFDDPSVVVAAGNVQTRFARTVWERGRSVEYLFGFHWNRPIQERVNSPMVCSGCCSAFRREELTAAGGFPEATIVEDMDYTWSQQISGRRARYVSDAVAWAADPESLLYLRKQVWRWMAGFCQNVRLHAGELVLHKPMLAVWVLLALVEILTAPLWWGTPLVLIVGLGYPVVPTLAWWLGAELVFTVPPLVYAARRRGLRLKKVLADLPCVYPTKIVNLCYAWKAVLVELVLVPLRLSRGLTVYEKGRAPLGSSA; from the coding sequence GTGACCGTGATCGTTCCCGCCCACAACGAGGAGGCGGGGCTTCCCGCCACCCTGGAGTCGATCCGCGCCCAGACCGTGCCCCCGGGGCAGGTGATCGTGGTGGACGACGCCTCGCAGGACGGTACGGGCGAGGTGGCGCGGGCCTACGGTGTCGAGGTGCTGCGGCCCCCGGCCAATCTCGGCAGCAAGGCGAAAGCTCAGAACTACGCCCTGCCGCACTGCCGGGGTGACCTGGTCCTGGCTGTCGACGCCGACACCGTCCTGGCACCCGACTACATCGAGCAATTGCTGCCGGCCTTCGATGACCCGTCTGTCGTAGTCGCTGCTGGGAACGTGCAAACACGCTTCGCCAGGACCGTGTGGGAGCGAGGCCGCTCGGTGGAGTATCTGTTCGGGTTTCACTGGAATCGCCCCATTCAAGAGCGAGTCAACAGCCCGATGGTCTGCTCGGGGTGTTGCTCCGCCTTCCGTCGTGAGGAGCTGACGGCGGCGGGAGGATTCCCGGAAGCAACAATCGTGGAAGATATGGACTACACATGGAGTCAGCAGATCTCGGGCCGCCGGGCCCGGTATGTCAGCGACGCGGTCGCCTGGGCCGCCGACCCTGAGTCGCTGCTGTATCTGCGCAAGCAGGTATGGCGCTGGATGGCCGGCTTCTGTCAGAACGTGCGCCTCCATGCGGGGGAGCTGGTCCTGCACAAACCGATGCTGGCGGTATGGGTGCTGCTGGCACTGGTGGAGATCCTCACGGCGCCGCTGTGGTGGGGCACGCCACTGGTGCTGATCGTCGGCCTGGGATATCCGGTGGTACCGACGCTGGCCTGGTGGCTGGGTGCCGAGCTGGTCTTCACCGTGCCGCCGCTGGTGTATGCCGCGCGACGGCGAGGGCTGCGCCTGAAAAAGGTGCTTGCCGACCTCCCTTGCGTCTATCCCACCAAGATCGTCAACCTCTGCTACGCGTGGAAGGCCGTGCTGGTCGAGCTGGTATTGGTGCCCTTGCGGCTGTCCCGCGGTCTGACTGTCTACGAGAAGGGCCGGGCGCCACTGGGAAGCTCCGCTTAG